One region of Leishmania braziliensis MHOM/BR/75/M2904 complete genome, chromosome 17 genomic DNA includes:
- a CDS encoding putative otubain, translating into MSETVMISASEAQLEAIRKEVAQSPLLSLSLPLDKGSKIVKEMEHDEAYLAQTLSLFGASAVSTKQYDFNSIRYSRRDGNCFYRCAGFRLCELIVERPERAAEYVSLLKSREKSLSRLFGSFVFDFTDALAEIFNGVADKTIKDVAQIYELFTSSDGAYVVAALRYLSSAYLQEHEAEYEPFVEGLGYGTVRDYCNAEVELVDHESDNVQLAVFAKAFNVCIKVYALDRNAGNNVTEHTFNDEAKSDGDQLVVELLYMPGHYNLLRR; encoded by the coding sequence ATGAGTGAGACAGTGATGATTAGCGCGAGTGAAGCACAGCTCGAGGCGATCCggaaggaggtggcgcagtcCCCGTTGCTGTCGCTCTCATTGCCGCTCGACAAGGGGTCAAAGATTGTGAAGGAAATGGAGCACGATGAGGCCTATCTCGCCCAAACACTGTCGCTCTTTGGGGCCTCAGCGGTCTCTACGAAGCAGTACGACTTCAATAGCATACGCTACTCACGCCGCGATGGCAACTGCTTCTACCGCTGCGCCGGCTTCCGCCTGTGCGAGCTGATCGTCGAGCGCCCAGAAAGGGCAGCCGAATATGTGTCGCTGCTGAAATCTCGAGAAAAGAGCCTCTCCAGGTTGTTCGGTTCCTTCGTGTTCGATTTCACCGATGCTTTGGCGGAGATCTTCAACGGCGTGGCGGACAAGACGATCAAAGATGTTGCGCAAATCTATGAGCTCTTTACCTCCAGCGATGGCGCGTACGTTGTGGCGGCGCTACGCTACTTGAGCTCCGCTTATCTGCAGGAGCACGAGGCGGAGTACGAGCCGTTTGTCGAGGGGTTGGGCTACGGCACGGTGCGCGACTACTGCAAcgccgaggtggagctggTGGATCACGAGAGCGACAATGTTCAGCTGGCTGTGTTTGCAAAGGCATTCAACGTTTGCATCAAGGTCTACGCACTGGACCGAAATGCAGGCAACAACGTCACCGAGCACACCTTCAACGACGAGGCGAAGAGCGATGGAGACCAACTtgtggtggagctgcttTATATGCCCGGCCACTACAACCTTCTCAGGCGGTGA